The Candidatus Eremiobacteraceae bacterium sequence CCGCTTCCGACTCCACGATGGGCTTGCCCATCTCCGTCGTCATGAGAGTTGCGAGTCGCGATTTCTCACGGCGCAGAAATGAAGCCAGGCGCAGCATCGCGTCGGAGCGCTCGGCGAAGCTCGTGCCTTTCCAGGCGGCGAATGCGCCATACGCCGTCGCCAGCCGTCCGTCAATTTCGGAATTGGAGTAGACGGCATACGACTGCAAGGATGCGCCGGTGGCAGGATTGCGGGTCTCGACCATCCCGACCGGCGCAGCGGTTGAACTCATCACGCGTTCTCTCTACGGCGCAAGGGCCAGTTCTTGAACAAAATCGCCTGTGGCATCTGCCCAGACGATCCATAGATGTCCGGTTTTCTCGTCGAACGCCATGGTGTGCACTTCTTTGGGGAGGTCCACGTCCGCGATGTCGGTCAGCGCACCGGCTTTAGACAGTTGCAAGACGGTGGCTTTGCCCGAACCGGCGCATGCCAAGCGATGAGTCCCGCTGTCGAACGCGCACTGGTCGATCCCGACCGGTACCGGCGCGGTGCTCAATAGATTTCCGTCGCGAGTATATGCCGCGACCAAGCTATTCTTTCCCCCGACCAGTAGGATCCCGTATGCTTGATCGTAGATGAGCGGATGATCGTGCTTGATCGCCGGCGTCGCGATCGTCCGAATCACTTTTAGCGTTTGAGGATCGATGACGACGGTCTCGGCAAGATCGTCGATGTTCTGGTACAGTTCATGAGATTTTGCGTCGATCGCTAGATACTCCGGTTTATGTCCGGGAATCTGGATCGTGGCGGTTTCTTTCATCGTGAGCGTATCGACGACAAAGATCCGCGTTCCGTCATCTTCGTCTGCGTACACCCGGTGGAGCACGGCGTCGTAGGCGATCGCATCCACCTTTCCGTCCACCGCGGCTGAGCTGACGACGGTCATCGCCACCGGATCGACTTCGGAAACCGTCCGCTGTTCTCCGTCGCCTGTGTACACGTGACCGCTTGCGGGATCGACTGCCACTCCGTGCATCGGTCCGACTTTCACCTGGCCCAGAACCGCGCCACCGTCGGCATTGACGATCAGGAGCGCATTGCTTCCCGTGTGCGCGGCGTAGACACGCCGGCGCTCGGCATCGGTCGCAACATAGTCGAAGCCGCTCAGAGTTTGCACGTGTGCCGGCGGCGTCATAGGGATGAGATGCATCGCTGCTGATTCACTTTCTAGGGAATTTGCCGGCGCGGCAACGGCAGGTAGCCATGAGGCGGTGAGGCGGCCATTCCGGGGACAGCTACGGGTGTGACTCCCGAAGTCGCGCAACTCATCGCGGGGGGAAAAGCATTCACAATGGTGTCCGAAATCTCCGCCGCGGATGCGGGAATCGGTGCGACTGTGCCGTTTAGACGTCCCAAGTCGAATCCACCGGTGAGATCGGTCAGTCTGGGATTGCCGTCGCGCGGCCCCTCGGGCATGTAAGGCTTTTCGTCGGGCAGCGAAGCGAGCGCCGGCAGACCGAACAGGGTGTTCACGAATTTCACGACGGATCCGGTATCGCCCGAGTCGTGGACGACTGCGCCGGTTTTCGCATACGGCGAGATCAGGATGAACGGAACGCGCGGACCGTCGCCGCACGGATGCCCGTCCTGGCATCGCTCAAACTGCGGCGATGGCACGTGGTCGTAGAATCCGCCGCTGTCGTCCCACGTGATCACGATCGCCGAATCTTT is a genomic window containing:
- a CDS encoding YncE family protein, which translates into the protein MHLIPMTPPAHVQTLSGFDYVATDAERRRVYAAHTGSNALLIVNADGGAVLGQVKVGPMHGVAVDPASGHVYTGDGEQRTVSEVDPVAMTVVSSAAVDGKVDAIAYDAVLHRVYADEDDGTRIFVVDTLTMKETATIQIPGHKPEYLAIDAKSHELYQNIDDLAETVVIDPQTLKVIRTIATPAIKHDHPLIYDQAYGILLVGGKNSLVAAYTRDGNLLSTAPVPVGIDQCAFDSGTHRLACAGSGKATVLQLSKAGALTDIADVDLPKEVHTMAFDEKTGHLWIVWADATGDFVQELALAP